The window TTTATTCACCTCGCGTTCATGTTGTATACCTATCCGTCATGAATTAGCCTATTGTCTATCATACATGTTAGAGCAGGTCTAAGGTCAAGCCCATAATTCTTAATATTTTCTTAATGAACGAAAAAAAGAACCCTTCAATCCAATTAGCTGGAAAACCTGTTGGCACAGGGTCACATACTAAGTGAATCTAAGGATTCTTAACATATATTTTAGATGGCTGTCTATGAATAGAGCATCATATGTATGGCTATGGTTTTTAAACCTGCTGCATGGCTGAGATCAATGAGTTCTTGGGACGTGTATTGTCCATCCAGACTGTGAATACTATGTATATGTAGATCAATATCATTCATCTGAAGCCGCCTTTCTATGGGTTAGTACATTGGTTTTTTCTGAACTTACAAGCATGATAACGCTACACATCACAAGAAAGACAGGGAAGACGAACATACTTGTATGTTTGATGACAAAACCCAATAAGGGAGGTAAAAAGGCACTGCCCATATAGCCGAATGCCATCTGATACCCAATAACTGTTTGAGACTGTGTCTTACCAAATCGAGTGGGTGTAGCATGAATCATGGCCGGGAAAATAGGGGATAGACCAAGGCCAATTAAGATAAAGGCACCCATGAGTACCACATTAGGTAAAGGTAATAAAAGGAGTAATGTTCCAAAAAATGTGATGTAGATACCTGAGCGAATCATCTGGGTATTGGTTAAACGGAATGATATAAAGCCGCATATAATGCGTCCAATGGTGATACCTCCATAATACAAAGCTACCCATGTTGCAGCTGTGTCAACCGTTAATGACTTAACTTGAACAAGGTAACTACTACCCCATAAACCAACAGATAGCTCTGCAGCACAATAGAAAGCAAAGGTTAAGAGTGCATAGATAACACCAGGGATTTTCATAACGCCTTTACGGTTTGAAGAAGTATGTGGGTCATGATGGTCCACAGCGGCATCTTTTGTAAGAGCAGCATGCTTGAACCACAGAGGTAGACTAATTAGGAGTATACTTGCTAGGACGAGCTGGATACTGGCAATGGTTCGATACCCTAGTCGCCATGAAGATGTATGTAACAGAATCTTTCCCATTATATAAGGACCCATGGTAGCACCAACACCCCAGAAAGAGTGAAGCCAGTTCATGTGATGGGCCTTAAAATGTAAGGCTACATAATTATTGAGTGCCGTGTCAACAGACCCAGCACCAAACCCCAGAGGTATAGCGAATAAAAGTAACCAGATGTAAGAGGGTGCATAAGAAATACCTAATAATGCACTACCTGTCATGATACAACTGATAAGGGTTACTTTACCCGTACCAAATCGACGTATAATATGACCACTGAGAAAACTAGAAATAATGGTGGTGCCTGTAATGAAGATAGCCACTAAACCTGCTGCATCCAGGGGAGCTTGCCATTCTTGCTGCATCACTGGCCAAGCTACGCCTAGTAAGGAGTCAGGTAACCCTAGACTAATAAAAGCTAAATAAATGATAATCAGTAAGACGGTTGTAATCATGTTGTTGTCTCCAATTCTATATTATTTTTCTACAACTTGAATGTTGCAAGATAATTGTTCAAGAGCCATGGTTGTCAAGCCACAGACATAACTCTCATGCATATGCAGATCATGAATAATCTCAGGCACATGTGGAGAAGGTGACATCTGGCTTATCTGTGTTTGGATGGATTCTAAAATATCATCTAGGAAACAGTAGCCAGATAATATGACACTTTTTGGATTAATGACGCAGTTAATGGCTTGTATGGTTTTTGCAACTGTACTTGATAGAAGCTCACGGTCACTTTGAATCTTGTTGTAATTCACCTCTAAACCAAGTGGTAAAAAAGATACTTCACCAGCAAAATGGGATTCACCGGGAAGAATGCGGCCATTAATCATGATACCTGCCCCAGGGTTATCATCAATGGGATAATAAAGATAAGCAATACTCTCATCCATGGCATAATGATGCTTATGATAAAACCCTAAAGCAGTACTATTCACATCATTTTCTATGATGACTTTTAGTCCAAACTTGTTAACAAGGTGATCGGCCATAGGGGTATGACTCAGCTTTTTAAAATCACACATATCAACATGGCCATCATGGACAACGCCAGGAACACCAATACCTAATACTTTAATATTGGGATATAACTTAAGCAGCATAGCAATGGTTTGGTCAAAGGTATGAAGCCCGATATCATCGTGTTCCATGATGTTATTATAGATTTCTTCACCTAGTAGGTTGGATACAACGCAGGTGATTGTGTGATAGAAGCCTTCTCGCCTAGCATATAAGATAGCAACATAGGCAAAATCTTTGTTATACACAAATCGACGAGCAGGACGACCACCAGTAGAAGGGCATAAGTCCACCTCCTGAACTTCACCAGTAGCCACAAGTTCCTTCAAAATATTGCCACAGGTAGCAACGCTTAATCCAGTTGATGAGGCAATCGTGGTTTTTGTATGATACTTTTCCTTTTTGAGAACAGACTTTACCAGGTCCACATTGATTTGCTTTAATTGCATTGAATTGGTGGGCATGCGGTTTACACCTACTTTCGTCAAGGGTTATTATAAGTATTATAATAAGGGGCAATCATAATTTTGTCAAGTAGAATAAACCATTAGTTTGTAATATATAAAAGGACTTCCCTAAGAATAATACTCTCTAAAGGGGAAGCCCGACTATTTTAAATGGGATCAATATGTATTAGTGCCTAAACATGATCAAGAACCTGTAGATTTATAATGCTTGACACCAAAACCAAATGCCATGAGTGCAGGTATAATAAATAAAATGCCTAACAATGGCGCCAATATATACAAACCATCATGACCCGATGTTCTATCCAATATGTAGAGCATGGGATAGTAATTAACACAACCAAAGGGTATAACAAATGTAAAAAAGGTTTTAACCCATTTTTTATAAATACCTAGGGGGTATTGATTTAATTCTCGTCCACCATCTGTAAACATGTTCGTGATCTCTAAGCCTTGAATGGTCCAGAAAGACAGGGTTGCTCCAAGGATAAAAACACCTGAGAATACGAAAATTCCACTAATGAGCATAAGGATGAATAGGAGTATTTTTAAAAAGGTCCATTGAATGGTTGCGATACTAAGACCATATATAAGAACAGCAATACTTTGAGCAAGTCGACCTATGCGTGTAAATTCAAACTTGGAACCTAACACTTGAAGGACAATACCCCTTGGTCGTGTCAGTATACGGTCAAATTCACCTCTGACAATAAGCCCGGAAAATGCATCAAATCCTCGCACAAAACATTCACTGAGTGCAAAAGCCATATGAATCATACCAAAACATAACAGCACCTCAGAGAATTGCCAACCATTGATATGCTGAAAGCGTTGAAAGAGAAAATACATACCAGCAAAAACCACAAAAGGTACAAAAAATTGCCCAACGCATAACAGTAAAAATGATCCACGATATTGTAACTGGGATTTCCATAGCATTTTTATGTGTTTAAAATAAAGTGTCATCATGATTCCCCTTTCTTAACCGCCTTGAACGGTAACCCGTTTAAGAACAGTTTTCATCAGCAAAGAGCCGCATATCACAAGACCTAACACCCAGACAATTTGTATACCAATACCAGTCAGTGCCTCATTGAAAGGTATATGTCCAGAATAAATCCGCATGGGCATATCACATGTCAAATGAAATGGAAAAAGATAAGCGATTTTTTGTGCCCATATGGGCATAAGGGGTATAGGAATAATCATACCCGCCAAGAATTCTCCAACAACACTAAAAATAAGTGATGATCCTATGGGTGATAGGGTAACAAACACTGAAATGTACATTAACATGGATATGGCTACTACAACGGTTAAACCTAATAATAAGGAGAGGATAAATAGCAATAATGTGGGTACATCAGGCGGCAGCATCAACCGATAAGGTTCAGGTAAAAAGAAGGACACAACTAATATAGGCACACATCTTAGAAGGACGCCAGACAGACGACCAGCAATGAGCTTTGCGTACCATAAAAAATAAAGATTAAGTGGTCGGCATAATTCATAAGCAATGTTGCCTTGCGTGATTAAATCAAAAAGACTATGGTCCCGATACCACATCATGATGATGTACAAAAAGGATTGCTGAAGCCATACATAGGTCACCAGCTGACTTAAAGTCATAGGTTGTATAGCGCCTGAGCTTGCGTAAAAAGCTTCAAACACCATAATGGTTATAAAACCCCAGAAAAACTGTACAGCCACACCAGCAAAAGCGGCTACACGATACTGCATGCCAAGCATTAACCGTATTCTGAATACCGATATATAAGTTCTCATATGGCATACTCCTTATAGAGCTTGACGATGATATCTTCTACAGGCTGGGTTTCAATGGATACATCCACTAACTCATAGCGATGGGATAAGTAGGAAATCGCATCGGATACGAACATTTTCTCGGTGTTGACACTGATAACAGCTCGATTGGTATTCTGGGACATGACGGTGATACCTTCTAAATGTATAGGCTTATGATTCTCTGCGTACTCAAGGGTAATAATTTTATCATGGGCGTATTTTCCTCTTAGGTCATTCAGGTTACCATCATAAAGCAGATTACCTTTCCCGATGAGTAAAAGGCGATGTGCCAGAGCTTCAATATCAATCATATCATGGGTGGTCAGAATAACTGTCACCTGTTTTTCCTTATTAATTCTTTTAATAAATTGACGAACAGCGATTTTGGATATAGCGTCAAGTCCAATGGTTGGCTCATCTAAGAATAATAGGCGAGGTGAATGAAGCAATGAAGCCGCAATCTCGCAGCGCATGCGTTGACCAAGGCTTAATTGGCGAACTGGCGCATGGATAAAATCATCCAGTTGCAATATGTCTGTCAGCATATGTAAGTTTGCTTTGTACTCTGAAGATGGAATTTTGTAGATATCTTTTAGTAGTTCATAAGAATCAATAACGGGTACATCCCACCAGAGTTGCGACCGTTGCCCAAACACAACCCCAATGTTTTTAACATGCTGCTTTCGGTCTTTCCAAGGTGTATGTCCCATGATACGACAAGTGCCGGAGTCTGGGACTAAGATGCCGCTCATGACTTTGATGGTTGTTGATTTGCCCGCACCATTAGGTCCGATATAACCTACAATTTCACCAGGTTCAATGGTAAAGGATATATCACGAATGGCATGAATGGTGGTGTACTCTCTGTGGAATAGAGATTTAAAAGAAGCTTTGACGCCAGCAGAGCGTTTTGCCACTTTAAAAGATTTGTTTAAACGGTTTACTTCAATCATTACACGAACCTCCTTTTGTAACCTAGCAACGTACTAGGTAATAATAATTAGGAACATATTCGTCTAATACCGCATGAAGCTGCTCAGTTAGGCAGCGAAAATTAGTATACTACTAAGGTTTCATCATGTCAAGAATAAATAAATTAAAATGTTGTTACATTATGATTACAATGTAAACATACTAGGGTAGCTTGTGTGAGTTAAGAAAATTGTCATAAAAAGGTAGGATACACCCTTTACCATAGCAAAATAGGGAAAAAATCCTTGTCATATCAAGTGAGAAAGTATATAGTAAGTAGTAGTAGAAATGGAAGTTCATGTATCAGAGTTTGACCCGTTATGAAGGCCATTCTCTTGAGAAAATAAAACCATTATATAAAAAAGGCAAGAAAGGATTTTGATGATATGTTTGAACTCAATAACGTTGAATATGAATCAAAAGAAGCATTTTATGATAATATTTTGCTCTTTGCAAAAGGGCTTATGCATGAAGAACGTGATATCATTGCTAATTTAGCCAATATATCTGCATTATTATATCATACAATGGAGGAAATAAACTGGGTAGGGTTTTATCGGTATAACAATAAGGAACTTGTACTTGGACCGTTCCAAGGAAAACCAGCGTGTATTCGTATACAGGTAGGTAAAGGTGTATGTGGAACAGCTGCTTATACTGGAGAAACACAAGTTGTACCCAATGTACATGAATTTTCAGGACACATACCATGTGATGGGGATACCAATTCTGAGATTGTTGTACCAATGGTACATCAAGGACAATTAATGGGTGTATTGGATATTGATAGCCCTGTATTGGCACGTTTTGATGAAGTGGATAGGATGTATCTTAATGAATTGGTAGCACTTATCATGGATCAATGCGCATGGGAAGACATGTAGGCATCAACAACATGTTTTCATGAATTCTATACATATCCAATACATGGTAAATCCTCTTAAGAGATGATGGGAATAAGCATCAATCCCCCTAGAATTCTTGATAAACATCATAAAATTTGATAAAATGTAATTGGTGATAAAAATGACATGGAAAGTTCTTAAACATCAATTTTCCAATTTAAAGTTAAAAACGAAGTTTTTAACTTTATTTGTGGTTTCTTTTACGTTACTCTTTATATTCAGTATCTTTCTGTTCAATAACTCATTGAATAACTATAATAAAAACCTTTATGGTGTTTTAAAAACAACCCTGGATTTATCCACAAACAATATTGAAGAAAATATAGAGGAACTTGTAGCTTCATCTTATGATTTCATAACAGATTCAGATATACAAAGTTATCTAAAAACAATTAATGAAGATACAAGTTACGATGGGTATTCAGCATCTATAAAGCTCTTGGATGAACTAAGTGTGATGTTATTTGACACGGACTGGGTAATGTCTATTCATATGGTCTATAACAATTTAGAACAGCTTTACATGGCAAAAGATACATTTAAATTTCATCAACCTACCATTCAATTAATAAGTAAAAAATGTGAAGAACTGGAGGGGAAAATACTTTGGATGGATCCAATCATTCATGATTCGTCCATTATTCTTGCAAGACAAATTAGAGATATAGATAACTTATCCCTCCATCCATTAGGTACTTTAATGATACGTATTGATCCAGAGCAGTTAATCCAGAGCATGGATAATGAAAATATTAACAATCATTTCATGATGATGAGTGATAAAAAAATAATATACAATCACAATGATGAACTATCATATAAGGATATTTCAAGGGACATGTACGACGATTCCAACTATCATATTAAGAAGATAAACAATCAAAAGTATTTCTTAGCGTTAAAACAGTCAAAGTTTTCTAATTGGTATTTTGTCAATTATATGCTCTATGATGAAGTTGTTAAGGATATTATTCTCTCCAAAAATATTATGTTTTTGTTATATATTCTTCTTATCATTATTATGCTTATGCTTATTCGTTGGATCGTTTTAGGCATGATAAAACCCATTGAGTCCTTAACAAAGAAAATGTTCATCGTGGAACAAGGTAATTTTCATATCGTACCACCTGATGCCCTTAACAGGTTAAAAAGTGGTGATGAGATTGCTCATTTAGAATATGATTTTTATATCATGATTGATAAAATTAATGACTTAATCAACGAAAATTATAAAAAACAATTGGATGTTAAGCGTTTTCAATTTAAGGCTCTACAAGCTCAGATTAATCCCCATTTTCTTTATAACACATTGGATTCGTTATTTTGCTTAGCTAAAATCAATCAACAAGATACCATTGCTACCATGATTAAGTCCTTATCGAATTTATTACGTAAATCCATAAGTGATACATCAACCATTGTTTCCATAGAAGAGGAATTGACGTTACTACATGATTACATTAATATTCAAAAATTTCGATATGAAGAACGTCTGCGTGTGGATATTGATGTGCACGCGTCAATTAAACAAAGCAAAATACCTAAGTTAACCCTTCAGCCCATCATTGAAAATGCCATTAATTATGGTTTAGAAAGAAAACCAATCGTCTGCCAGATTGAACTATACTCAGAATTGAATAAGGATAGTTTTAATATCTATGTGAAAGATAATGGGTGTGGTATGTCCGAGGAATTTATGGAGCAATTGTCTAAAGGTACGATTAAACCCAAAGGTTCAGGTATTGGCATCAAGAATATTAATGCACGTATACATAACTTATATGGAACGAACTATGGTCTATTCTTCAAAAGTGTTTTGAATGAAGGTACAACGGTTAAGATTAAATTACCATACACATTTGATACAGAATCAGGCGTAGTATAGGGGGGAATTCATCCATGTACAAATTATTAATCGTTGATGACGAACGCATTATTCGAACAGGATTGGCTAATCTTGTTCCATGGAGTCAATACAATATTGAGATTATTGAAGCATTCAATGGACTCAACGGCTTGGACATGATTCGACAGCATCATCCAGAATTTGTAATGACGGATCTTAAAATGCCTGGTATGGGTGGTCTTAGGTTAATTGAAGAAGCCATAAAAATAGACCCTTCCATTATTTTTGTTATTTTATCAGGGTATAATGAATTTGAATTTGCTCAAAAAGCCATGTCCTATGGTGTTAAGCATTATTTATTAAAACCAGCAGATGAAATAGAAGTTCTAGACATTATAAAAAAAATAATGAGTGAACAGAAGGAATCAATGGAAACAAGAAACATACTAGAAAAACTTAAAAACGAAGCACCAGCTCTTTTTGAGCAAAGTCATTCAAGTAATCAGACAGTTAATCTACTGGTAAATATCATTAAAGAAAATTTAGAACAGGAATACCTTTCATTAAATTGGATAGCGGAGCATGTGTTGTTTATGAATGCAGATTATTTAGGTAAATTATTTAAACAGCAGATGCAGATAACATTTTCACAATACTGTCTGCAAGAGAGAATGAGTAGGGCAAAAGCGTTATTACTGACTACACATAACTTAAAAATATCTGTTATCGCTAAAAAAGTAGGTTATGGAAACAATCCACAATATTTTAGCCAGGTATTTAAAAAGTATGTAGGATATACACCAAATGCATATAGAAAAAATAAAAAATCTTGTTAATCTGAATAGAGAAACAAGGTTTTTTTATTTCCAACATAAATAAACCGTTATTTTATACTATATTATCGGATAATTATATTTTTTTTTGGTATATTTTATCTTACCATGTATACATAACCTATAACATAAATAAATGGAGGGAAAAAATCATGAAAAGGTTCTATTCGTTAATCGTTGTAGCAGTACTTACCTTGGCAGTTCTAGTTTCTGGTTGTAGCAAAAACCAGAAGAATGTGAGTGATACAGGTAAAGATACCCCTAAAGGATCAGAAATCAATCAAGATGAAACCATTGAATTGACCATGATGTGGTGGGGGTCTCAAAACCGACATGACCGTACATTGAAAGTTATAAAATTATTTGAAGAACAACATCCAAACATTAAGATAAAGCCAGAATTCTCAGGTTGGAGTGGTTATTGGGAGAAAATAGCTGCTAAGGCTGCAGCAAATGCATTACCGGATATTTTCCAGCAGGACTATGGTTACCTTGCGCAATATGCCAATAAAGATTTGTTAGAAGACTTATACCCCTATGTAAAAGACAATCGGTTAGATCTATCCGATGTTGATAAAAACAGTTATATAGGTGGGGATGTTAACGGGGCATTATACGGTATTAACTTAGGAACGAATGCGCCAACGGTTATGTATAATCCTGCAATGTTTGAAGAAGCAGGTATTGCTGAACCAGATGCTTCTTGGACTTGGGAAGATTATGAACAAGCTGGTCAAGTGATTCAAGAAAAACTAAATGTCTATGCAATGGGTGATATTGTCAGTGAACTGAACCTCTACATACGACAACATGGTCAAAGTTTTTATGCAGTTGATGGTAAATCGTTAGGCTTTGATGAAAAATACGCAATCGAATTCTTTCAAAAACTGCTAGATTTAACAAAGGCAGGCATTTTAGCCCCTCCTGATGTTAGAATGGAAGCGAAGACCGCAGAACAGCGGTTAACAGTTACTGGAAAAGCTGCTATGGATTATATATTTAGTAATCAGATTGTTGCAGCCCAATCAGCTAGTGAGAATAAAATTAAGCTAGCATTAATTCCCAAAGCAGTTAATCAAGCAAAAGAAGGTGTTTTCTTAAAACCATCCATGTTCTTTTCTGTTCCTAAGAGTTCGGATAAGAAGGATGCTGCTGTTCAATTTATCAATTTCTTTACAAACAATATACAAGCCAATGATATTTTATTTGCAGAACGTGGTGTCCCCATCTCATCGAAGATTCGTGAAGCTTTAATGCCTCAGTTGGAAGATTCACAAAAAGAAATGTTCCAATATATTGATTTAGTTATTGATAACAGCAGTAAGATTGATCCGCCAAGTCCTTCAGCAAGTTCAGAAATTGATAAATTACGTGATAATTTAAAAGACCAGATTCTTTTTGAACAAGTAAGTGTTGAGGAAGGTGTAAGGAACTTTATGAAAGAAGCAAACCAATTATTAAGCCAGTAGCTCGTTAACAAATTAAGCGTTATAACTTAGAATCCGATATGATATGAATATCGGATTCTATACGTATAGGGTGATCATCATAATGCAATTAGCACATGTTGATTACTAGAATTCGTATTATAGGAAGGATAAAAAAATGACATTTAAAAGAAAAAAAGTACGGGATCATGAGAATCTCGTTGGTTATATATGTATTGCTCCTTGGCTTATAGGCTTTTTTATATTCACATTAATGCCTATATTAACATCGTTTTATTTTTCATTTACTAAGTATGACGTTATATCCATGCCAGAGTGGCATGGGCTTGCTAATTACAAAGATATTTTTCTAACGGATGCGAGGTTTTTAAAATCACTCCTTGTTACGTTTAAATATGTATTCCTATCCGTTCCATTTAGACTTGCATTCGCATTATTTGTTGCTGTTCTTTTTGCTCAAAAAAGAAAAATGGTAGGCTTATATCGCACATTATTTTATATACCCTCCATCATTGGGGGAAGTGTAGCCGTTGCAGTGATGTGGCGTCAATTATTTGGTGTTGAAGGTGCATTGAATGCTATTTTAATAAAGCTTGGTCTATTAGATAACCCAAGTAGTTGGATAGGAAATCCTAAAACAGCTTTATGGACATTAATTATCTTAGCTGCCTGGCAATTTGGGTCACCGATGCTCATCTTTTTAGCAGGTTTAAAACAAATTCCCAAAAGTTTCTATGAAGCGGCAAGCATTGATGGAGCAAACCGATTTCAGCAATTTTGGAGGATTACGATTCCTTCGTTGACACCTGTTATCTTCTTTAATTTTATCATGCAAACAATTAGCGGGTTCATGACATTTACACAAAGTTATATTATTACGGAAGGTGGGCCATTTGATAGTACGTTATTATATGCCCAATATTTATTTGAAAAAGCCTTTCGTTTCTATAAGATGGGCTACGGTTCGGCTTTAGCTTGGATCTTATTGCTTATTATTGCCGTGTTTACTTCACTTATATTTAAATCATCGTCTTACTGGGTATTCTATGAGTCAAAGGAGAATTAAAATGAAAAAAAACAATCAGCAGATGCTAAAATCAATCATCTATCATGTTTCTATTTGTGTTCTAGCCTTTTTTATGTTTTATCCTGTTCTATGGCTCATTGCCAGTTCATTTAAAGATACCAAAGACCTATTTCAGAATGCATACCAGCTCATACCCCAAAAAGTACTGTTGAGTAACTATGTGGAGGGTTGGAATGGTTTTGGAGGTATCTCATTCGCTACATTTTTCAAGAACTCTTTTTTTATTGTGATTATATCAACCGTTGCACAGGTATTTTCTTCGGCGCTGATAGCTTATGGTTTTGGAAGAGTAACATTCATCGGCAGGAAATTCTGGTTTGTATGTATGATTACCACGTTGATGTTACCTCATCAAGTCATCATCATACCACAATACATACTATTTGGTAAATTAGATTGGCTGAACACATTTCTTCCATTAATTGTACCATCTTTTTTTGGGCTTCCTTTTTTTATTTTCTTAATCCTACAATTTATCTACGGGCTGCCCTTTGAGTTAGATGAATCGGCGAAGATTGATGGATGCGGTAAGTTTGGCATATTTTTTAGAATTATCTTACCACTCATAAAACCTGCCCTCATTACTTCAGGCATATTTTCTTTTTATTGGAAATGGCAAGATTTCTTTGGACCATTACTTTATTTACAAGATACTAAAAAATACACCGTCTCATTAGCTTTAAAAATGTTTTCAGACCCTGCTGCTGTAACGAACTGGGGAGCAATGTTTGCCATGTCTGTATTATCATTAATGCCAGCATTCCTTATATTTATTATCTTTCAAAAATATTTAGTTGAGGGCATCAGCACATCTGGATTAAAAGGGTAAGGATAATTGCTTGGCTTTTTTCACTATTCACATCTGGATAATAGAATCAGTAGATGCAAAAATATACCAAATAACGTACCAGAATAAGGAAAAATCCTTGTCATATCAACTGAGAAAGTATATAGTAAGTAGTAGCAGAAATGATGGTTATCATAAATAAAAATGCTTCTTTTGTTTGTGTTATACCCGTTGTGAAGTGTCTTATTTATGAAGAACGTGATAAAATTGTTAATTTCGCCAATATATCTGCATGATTATACCATACAATGGAGAAAATAAACGAGATAAGCGCTCATATGTTTAATCATTAATGAACGTATACTGGATCATACAAAGGGAAAACATGGTGTATGTATTTACAGATTGATATGTATTGTCATCAACATAAAGGAGATGTGGATAAGTGTTTTTTGAAAAAGATAAGATGTACCATGGTTTTAGATTAATCAAAGAAGAAGAACTAACAGAGTTAAATGCAGTCGGTCGATTATTTGAACATGAAAAAAGCGGTGCTAAACTGGTATCGATTCAAAATGAAGATAACAACAAAGTATTTTCTGTGAATTTTAGAACCCCCCCAGAAGATCATACGGGACTTCCTCATATTATTGAGCATTCTGTCCTGTGCGGTTCAAGAAAATTCCCCATAAAAGACCCTTTTGTCGAGTTGGTTAAAGGTTCATTGAATACATTTTTGAATGCAATGACGTTTTCAGATAAAACCATGTACCCTGTTGCCAGTTGTAATGATACGGATTTTATTAATTTGGTGGATGTGTACATGGATGCGGTGTTTTACCCTAATATGTATCATAGACCAGAGA is drawn from Vallitalea pronyensis and contains these coding sequences:
- a CDS encoding PHP domain-containing protein, whose translation is MNDIDLHIHSIHSLDGQYTSQELIDLSHAAGLKTIAIHMMLYS
- a CDS encoding MFS transporter produces the protein MITTVLLIIIYLAFISLGLPDSLLGVAWPVMQQEWQAPLDAAGLVAIFITGTTIISSFLSGHIIRRFGTGKVTLISCIMTGSALLGISYAPSYIWLLLFAIPLGFGAGSVDTALNNYVALHFKAHHMNWLHSFWGVGATMGPYIMGKILLHTSSWRLGYRTIASIQLVLASILLISLPLWFKHAALTKDAAVDHHDPHTSSNRKGVMKIPGVIYALLTFAFYCAAELSVGLWGSSYLVQVKSLTVDTAATWVALYYGGITIGRIICGFISFRLTNTQMIRSGIYITFFGTLLLLLPLPNVVLMGAFILIGLGLSPIFPAMIHATPTRFGKTQSQTVIGYQMAFGYMGSAFLPPLLGFVIKHTSMFVFPVFLVMCSVIMLVSSEKTNVLTHRKAASDE
- a CDS encoding ROK family protein, which translates into the protein MQLKQINVDLVKSVLKKEKYHTKTTIASSTGLSVATCGNILKELVATGEVQEVDLCPSTGGRPARRFVYNKDFAYVAILYARREGFYHTITCVVSNLLGEEIYNNIMEHDDIGLHTFDQTIAMLLKLYPNIKVLGIGVPGVVHDGHVDMCDFKKLSHTPMADHLVNKFGLKVIIENDVNSTALGFYHKHHYAMDESIAYLYYPIDDNPGAGIMINGRILPGESHFAGEVSFLPLGLEVNYNKIQSDRELLSSTVAKTIQAINCVINPKSVILSGYCFLDDILESIQTQISQMSPSPHVPEIIHDLHMHESYVCGLTTMALEQLSCNIQVVEK
- a CDS encoding ABC transporter permease, producing the protein MMTLYFKHIKMLWKSQLQYRGSFLLLCVGQFFVPFVVFAGMYFLFQRFQHINGWQFSEVLLCFGMIHMAFALSECFVRGFDAFSGLIVRGEFDRILTRPRGIVLQVLGSKFEFTRIGRLAQSIAVLIYGLSIATIQWTFLKILLFILMLISGIFVFSGVFILGATLSFWTIQGLEITNMFTDGGRELNQYPLGIYKKWVKTFFTFVIPFGCVNYYPMLYILDRTSGHDGLYILAPLLGILFIIPALMAFGFGVKHYKSTGS
- a CDS encoding ABC transporter permease, whose product is MRTYISVFRIRLMLGMQYRVAAFAGVAVQFFWGFITIMVFEAFYASSGAIQPMTLSQLVTYVWLQQSFLYIIMMWYRDHSLFDLITQGNIAYELCRPLNLYFLWYAKLIAGRLSGVLLRCVPILVVSFFLPEPYRLMLPPDVPTLLLFILSLLLGLTVVVAISMLMYISVFVTLSPIGSSLIFSVVGEFLAGMIIPIPLMPIWAQKIAYLFPFHLTCDMPMRIYSGHIPFNEALTGIGIQIVWVLGLVICGSLLMKTVLKRVTVQGG
- a CDS encoding GAF domain-containing protein encodes the protein MFELNNVEYESKEAFYDNILLFAKGLMHEERDIIANLANISALLYHTMEEINWVGFYRYNNKELVLGPFQGKPACIRIQVGKGVCGTAAYTGETQVVPNVHEFSGHIPCDGDTNSEIVVPMVHQGQLMGVLDIDSPVLARFDEVDRMYLNELVALIMDQCAWEDM
- a CDS encoding cache domain-containing sensor histidine kinase, with product MTWKVLKHQFSNLKLKTKFLTLFVVSFTLLFIFSIFLFNNSLNNYNKNLYGVLKTTLDLSTNNIEENIEELVASSYDFITDSDIQSYLKTINEDTSYDGYSASIKLLDELSVMLFDTDWVMSIHMVYNNLEQLYMAKDTFKFHQPTIQLISKKCEELEGKILWMDPIIHDSSIILARQIRDIDNLSLHPLGTLMIRIDPEQLIQSMDNENINNHFMMMSDKKIIYNHNDELSYKDISRDMYDDSNYHIKKINNQKYFLALKQSKFSNWYFVNYMLYDEVVKDIILSKNIMFLLYILLIIIMLMLIRWIVLGMIKPIESLTKKMFIVEQGNFHIVPPDALNRLKSGDEIAHLEYDFYIMIDKINDLINENYKKQLDVKRFQFKALQAQINPHFLYNTLDSLFCLAKINQQDTIATMIKSLSNLLRKSISDTSTIVSIEEELTLLHDYINIQKFRYEERLRVDIDVHASIKQSKIPKLTLQPIIENAINYGLERKPIVCQIELYSELNKDSFNIYVKDNGCGMSEEFMEQLSKGTIKPKGSGIGIKNINARIHNLYGTNYGLFFKSVLNEGTTVKIKLPYTFDTESGVV
- a CDS encoding response regulator transcription factor, whose translation is MYKLLIVDDERIIRTGLANLVPWSQYNIEIIEAFNGLNGLDMIRQHHPEFVMTDLKMPGMGGLRLIEEAIKIDPSIIFVILSGYNEFEFAQKAMSYGVKHYLLKPADEIEVLDIIKKIMSEQKESMETRNILEKLKNEAPALFEQSHSSNQTVNLLVNIIKENLEQEYLSLNWIAEHVLFMNADYLGKLFKQQMQITFSQYCLQERMSRAKALLLTTHNLKISVIAKKVGYGNNPQYFSQVFKKYVGYTPNAYRKNKKSC